The stretch of DNA TACCCGACAATGTGTTTGTCCTCATTCTGTAACATGTCAGCACttatgtgcctgtgtgtgtgtgttggagaagaTCCCTATGTGAACACGTGTGGACAGGTACTGTTACCTCatacacagcagagagaggagagctggaTGGGGGAAGGGAGTtgttgacaaaaaagaaaagtgcctCCTCTGGTCTCAAAGACACGCGCTGACGaatcagaaaacacaactgaCCCACtaaaacaggacagagagaaagaggaagtgcAAGAACCACGTCAGTGAAGGTCTCAGTGAGGCTCATGTGTGCTAGATCCTGTTCATTTGGAAGTTAACAGACGTTTGTGAGGTTTGAAATAGGTTCACACTAAGTAAACATCATGTGGCTCAATCAGAAAACCTATACAATAATTCACAGTTGAAAATGGAATTGAACTTAACCCTAATTCAGTTCAATTAAACCTCCCTGTCTGGCTATCTACCTTGAAGTGAAAAAGAACACACTACCATCTCAAGTACGCCTGCATTTACCCTGCTGTGATTTATGTCAATACAGGAAAAGCACAAGGAAAAAGCATGCTAATGTcacactgaaaacattcatctgGGTTTGGGTGGTACTTCAATAATGAGTTAAGCAGCCATCAAAGCTTGAACTGGTAGATAGGTACTTGATACATGTTTTGCTCAAGTTTGTTTATATAACCATCAGAGTTAAACTACTTGTgagttcaaaacaaaacattcgTAACAAAAAACGAAAAATTCCAAACTTGATTTCAGGTCAATCATAACAAGAGTCTCAATTACACAGTTTGTCCACCAGAGAGCACTGAGGGCAAGCAATTGATATCAAAATTGTttctgacttgtgtgtgtgttttttttttttttttttttttttttttttatttgttttgttttttttggggggggtacTTCCAAATATAAGGCCGTTTTCCAAAATAAACTGGCCAGGCTATAATAACCTGGCAGTCAATATAGGGGTAACTGCGGGTGGTTGAGATTTGCATGTGCCTTAACTGAGATATCAcagcttatttttatttttgtatgtgttcACCTGTTAAATCTGAGGGCACAAGGTATTTCTTCTTGTCCAGTTCAGGAGCTCGTGACCTTGGCGCCCTCTCCACAAtaatctggtttaaaaaaaaaaaaaaaaaaaaaaaaaaaaaaaaaaaaaaaaaacaaagatcagCTTGTCAGCAAATATTCATGTTGTCTTTGTACATGCTTAAATTCAAGAGATTCTATTTATTAATTGAAACTTCTagaattaacattttaacatattttttttattgattctttatttttttatgagaaaaaCCAGGGTTTAAGAAAAGTTTACTGAGActgtaaaacataattttgcACACCTGTGAAATTGTTCAATGatcatttacagtaaatgtaaCATGGTATTATAGGCAGTCTTCACACTCACTGGTATCTTGTCAGGATGTTTAGCCCgaaccctctctccctctgatcTCCTCACCTCCAGGGGTACTGAGCGTTGGTACTGGCTGCTCATCtgaaaacaacaagaaaaaaaaaaataaagtctcTGACAATAGCATTATTTACAAAGGAGAAAGAAGCACGGCTGATTTCACCAGCCAGCGCATTCAGTTGACAAGTGATGCTGAAACCCATCATGGAGCACATCATTGTTGCTCAATGAGATGCAGGCGTCTTTTAATCTAATGTTTTGCAAAGGCCGTTGAATATTAAATTTGGACAGTGTAACAACATAGATGACATAGAAGAGTTTTCATGTCGTTTTTAACAACAGTACCTGATCCAATTTATCTGGTTGCAGAGTTGCAAATTGGTAGGATGGCACACTTACGATTATTGTATTGCGGCTCATTGACCATTAGTTTCAGCTCTTGTGGCATATAATACCATTTTAAGGCATTTGTACATTGACAGTTAGAACCAACACATGTCGTAGATTATTTGATCAATCCAACATTTATAATAAAACCATGAACAGAAAGGATGAGTCCAGCCTCTTTTCCTTTATCATATTCCCttttgatgaagaaaaaaacgAGTTGGAAACGTGACTTCTGAAACCTAAATGTAGTCATCCACTCATTATCAATGATATATCTACTCGAATATTGATAGAACACACTGAGATACATATGAAATATCAAAGTTTGACCGCATGCTGTATGGGGTCAGTCCCCTGACCACCCAAAGCACAAAGCACAGAATGATCcagttttttcttcaaaacagaCATTAGGCCAGTCTGGGCGGAGTGGACAGGGACGGCAGCTGACAGCAGTCCTTCATGTCCGGTCACTGCTGACGGGAAAACGGATCACATGAGCCTTTGGGATGTTTGGTTTGGTGGGTCGGCTCATCGCCAGCTGAGGCCACGTCACGTTTCACAACAACAGCACGGAGATGCGCAAACATGCCTGCTGTCTGAAGCTGAAACTCTCAGCACACCACGTCCTCCGCGGATCTGTCTAAGACTACAAACCTGCCGATGACATCCAGACGGTTCATCTGAGCGCGTCTGAATTCACAAGAAAACGGCAATGCTAACGACAAAAGCTAACGGAGCGACCACATACCTTCAAACAGAGGACAAAAACGAGCTCCACTCGagacaaaacaaatccaaatatAAACTACTGGACGTCCTGATCTCCCGTTTGCTCAGAACAAACAGCTAAGGTGAACAATGTTGGCTAAACATATAACTGTAACGTAGAAATACGGGGCCAATCGCAAAGATGTCGTCGGGTCTACTTATTCCGCTGaacgaaaacaacaacaaacactgaaaaaagcCCGCCCACCCTATCTGTAGCCAATCAGAGACGAGTGTGAAGATTGACAGAAGGATTGGGCCACTCAGAGGGAAGAAAACGCGGGCTGATAGTGACTCTCATTGGTTGGAGGCTGTCTGAGTGATGGCAGATGTGACCAATAGCAGGCCCTGAAAACTGGAGCAGGCCGGATATGTTGCCGCCCACAGCGACCCCTCCAGCAGGCTACGTGCTCAACGTGCACATCTGTTATGTTTAATAATGTTCAAAAcagatacatttaaaaaacCCACAACTCATTCTCAGTGCATGCTTATGAAGTGGCATAAAGTGCCGCCATTCTGAATTTATTGAAATGTCCTTAATGTGTAAGCAGCAAACTTCTGTACATCTTCAAATTATTGTACATTTCATATGATGTCCATCAGCTCTACTGCATACAATAGATATACATcataaaatcatgttttaaattCAGTATACACAAATAATTTTCCAAAAGCCATTTGATTATCCTATACACAATGTTGATTGTGATGCAGATGGTTGTAAATACAATCAAAACAGCCTTTATGTCTTGTGAGTAGGCCTGAGTAGTCCATGCATTGCTCTGTGGCAACGAATTGTTCCACCAGGTGAAACAAGTAATGCTACAGTGAGGTTCAATGTTACAGCATTTCAGTATTTTACATGCTGCACAATAGAAATTCCACCCTGGTTCAGTATTTATTGTTCAGTTTCCAGGAGTTGAAGCAGCGAACAGAGTCACATCCTTTACAGTGCACTCAGGACACCCACGTGTTCAATCCCACTCTTGAGTATCCAGCTCAAACAGTAGCAGTGGCAGTTGTAAGTTTGAGCGCATCTGAGAGGTTGCGTTGTCGGACCCTGGAGTTGCTTATGGTTTCCAAATGAGACTCGGGCACCCATCCATGATTCCGATCAGACAGTCTGGTCCCCTCTACCCAatctgcaaaaaagaaaaagaaagaaaaaagaaattagattCTCAATCTGTGCAACAATAGAACCTTCCATGGTAGGAAATTATCATGATAGAAAAGGTAACGTGATTATCTTACGGTCACTGCTTTGTTGGTGTACAAGAATGATGTCAGCTTTTTCTAAGGACAGCTCATCGGGCTGCTGGGCAACTAAAGCTCGAATACACTGCATCTGTGGAAAATCTGCATGGCAAGAAAAGAAAGGGGTCAACCGGGCAGGCATAATAATCAATGGTTTTCATAGCAGATTCCATAAATGCTCGCACAGGGACTCTACATTTGTAATGCACCTAAACATCTACAGTTCACCCACCCACAGGTGATTTTACAGATGCTTGTCTAATTAGGCCTCTCATGCTCTAAACTTTCAATTCAGACAACATTGAACTGCCTAGTAATAGAAGTTCCCACCTGACTAAATATCTAATCAACAGGGTAAATGAAAACACCCATGTGACTCTTGTTATTTAGAGAACTTGTGATGGTTATGTCTTTAGTGTGTGTTCTGATATGAATTCAATATCTAGTCAATGAAGCATTTAAATTATAGTCAAAAAGAAATGGTACATCTAAATCACATATGCCCAGAGTGgtgaataaaaagaacaaatcattttAACCTGCAAATTTTTAAAGGTGAGAGTTAGCAACTATGTTACCATTCAACGGATGTGTAGAGACTTGTACGCAACTGTGCCAGCCATTAGTTAGAAATACGTAGGCATAAGCAAATTAGATGATTAGGTGTTACTTAAGCAAAGACCATGATAGTGACTGTCAGTAGTTGGTTTTATCTCAAACCAATCTGACATGCCTTTGTAGGTGTGTTGATCAATATGGCATCATCTCGGAGTAGCATTGTGTAGGAGGGTTAAAACAACCAGTCAGAGAAAAGACTTTGGTTCTGCTGACTCTTTATGGGTCAGATTGTTTTTGTAGTTGTacaattatttcattgtttcaccATGTTACATTATCTTTCATTCTCTCCAGGTTGCAGCAGATTGTTCAAATTTGATTCTTTGTGCTAAATGGGGGATTTTATGTCTTTCAGAACAAACAAGatgaactttttttctgttttctgtgctaGATCAGATAAGTAGTTTACCTTGAGCTGtagaaaaatctatttcagGTGTTGGAGATAGAGCAGATATCCAACGTAGCTTATCactcctggggggggggggggggagcaaagATGGATACATCATCTTTACCTTTGTCTACATGTACGATGAGACAACCAATATTGACATCCTGTCCCACTCTTTCAGAACCTTACTGTGTGTCAGTCCTAAGCAGCAGGGCTTTCTGTGACATGTGGAGGCGAAACAGGTTCTTCTGTAAGGAGTGAAGTTTGACACGACAGTTTTCTACACGCAGGTCTGATATAGGTGAGTGGTCGATTACTGTGAATCGCCCCCCTCTAGAAAGAGTAAACAAGCACAAAGGAGAAATGAGACGGAGATCTGACTGAAGGAGCACATCAGTCAAAGGTTGATTATTCAGTCATTACAGAATAACATGCTTGTTGACTTACTCTTTTTGTAGTGAAACTAGCAAGTAGTCATTAAATAGGTGCAAGTAAACactcctctctttgtctttgagaGAAAAATCCATCAGCTCAGTGACCGGTCCTTCTCGCACCAACCTACGTGACTGACTGATCAGAGGGAGGGTCTGTaatacagagagagggaagagaccAAACCAAAGACTAATGTTACAATGCCATTTATTTGGAGCATGAACATTCTCACCATGGAAACAATTGCATGACAAAAATCATCTTAACTGCTGCTCCATTCACTGAATTATTCTGGACCTTTCAAACACATCTCATGATCAGTTGTCATATATAGGATGACCTTGATGCGGAAAAATTCCACATAAAAACTTGGTAAGTGGAGCTTGAGTTAACATTACTGCAAACACATGTGGAGTTTATTAATTGGCATTTGAAATTACTAATAAGCCCAATTTAATGATAAACAACAAATGCAATAAAGAGATAACTGTTATTCTAAAATCTGAGTTAGAAATGGCAAAATAATGAATATGAATACATAAATGAAACTAGGAACGTGACATCACAATGTGATCTCACTAATTTTTTCTCCTTATCCCTGGCAGTCATTACTTACCCTGCACTCAAAGTCCACCTTAGCACTAAGAGAAACCAGGGACTCGATGCTTTTCATCTGAGAGATGCTGTCATTACTCTCTTGAATCAGCTGAACAAAGAAAGATAAGAAAAATTCATAGAGCAATTCAACACAACCAGGAGAGAAAAATTTAAGTATTACTATATATCTAACACAGGATGGAAAAAGGATTCTTCCTTTACCTTCTCCAAAAGCTTCAAAGCTTTGATGGCCTGGGTTGCCTCTGGAGTAGCTGGGGTTGTTCTCTTCACAATGTTCTGgacagagacagtgtgtgtgattattaGGTTCAGGACTGAACATACTGCGACCCATTAGCTTTTGCCATTTCACAGTGCATgtacacactgtcacacacctgGACCAGCAGCTTTATTCTTGTAATTCTTTGGAAAGGAAGAACAAGGAATGAACGAAGTGGAAGTCTCTGGCAAACAGGACTCCTCTCTAATTTATCCACAATCCGCTTGAACCCTTGATTCTCATTCctgaaaggataaaaaaaaaaatcagtaagaAAGGTATTCATTTCAGAGAAGGTATGTGGTCTTACAGCTGTTTCATTACAAAGCcctcaaaacaaaataataataataatgttccATCAGAGAACGTATGAAAGATTGACTGGATGGCTTACATGAGTCTCTGGTAGGTGGCATCCTGATAGGACTGGTTCGTGAGGTAAGGCACATAGACCATTCTGAAACGCTGACAGTGCCTCGCGATGATATCACATACTGTGAAATGTACAATATCTGACTCCACTCGCTCCTCCAACTTtgacaaaaaactgaaacagaaaccatTAAGCACTGCTTTGAGCCGTAATCCACCAACAAATTGTGAAACTGAATCTGCACAGCACAAATATAGTTAAGTACGACCCATTCATGTCATATGCCACGATTTTGCATGGGAGATGTGTTTAAATGCTGTAGTAAATGAAATTTCTAACCTGTGACTGATGGCGCGAACATCAGCCAGCCGAGAAAAGAGCCAGTTTCTATCTTGAGTGGTCAGCAGTGACCCCAGCTGTTTTGACTTCACAAAGTGCTCAACAACAATATCCAAGCTCCGGCAATAGGAGGCTTCAGAGGTCAGCACTTCAAATCTcaccttaaaagaaaaaacacaaatgcgaGAAATATATCAGATGGGGGGGAAGTAggaggtttttgtttctttttttctgtgagccAGGGCACTATGACAATGATGTATCCAAGAGAGGAGCATGATTTCACAATGGCAATCCAGTTTTACATTTACTGGCAAACACCTTCAGCACCAAACGATCACGTGTTTATGCAATTACACATTCTGGCAGGAGAGGCTCGTCTTCCAATAAAAACTAGGTTTATGGGAGGGTTATTCTACAATGTGGCAAGTCAAACTATTTTGCGTGATTCGAGTAGTCTGAGGTGTGATGTAATAACAGTAAGAAACTGATTCATGCCAGTCACACCATTTCCCAAAAGTCACCATTTCATGGAACAATAGAGAAACTGTCAATGTCAAACGACGCCCAAAACTTTCTAGTCACTTGAAAGTGGTAAACAAGTTGAGTCACTAAAACAGTTACTTTGGAAAACCATAACAAAGAATTTCATATAAATGTGATGCCCAAAGCTGCAGGGCAATTAAAGGTAACAGAGGACGCCCCAGACTTCGTTGCAGAAATGTGCTGGTAACATTCCACGGACTTGCAAACTTTCAGACTGAGCAATTCTTACATTGCCTAATATTTACTGTAGATTAACTaacattcactcatcttcaaccacttatctgttaACTAACATGTGCTATGCAAAATTCCTGGTCTAATTAGGATTAATATCTTTTGAACTGACTGAATTGGGATGTAAAGCCATATGAACAGAGGAAAACTATCACGCACAACAATGCCCAAGGGATTATTCGGAATTTCGAGTTCGTTTCCAAAGTGTCTGTCTGATTTTGATTAGATTGGAACTCTAACCTCACTCAGCCACAATAAGTACTGGGAATAGTAAAGAGCACTGTGTTGGAGGTTTGCACTCCATTCACTGGAAAGTTACTAGCACCACATTCCAGCTTTAATGAAAATCAGGGGGATTCAGAGGACCAAATTCCTCTTACATGCTCTATGAGGAATTTCATGTCATCAAATGATGGCTACGCTTTTATTTGTGTAGTAAGACAATATGATACCTCCTGGAGTCGCCTCTGGTCCTCTGTGAGCTCTTCCAGAGCACCACTGTTCCGGACCCCCGGCAAGTCCCGCCACAGAGTAGACGACTGTGTCAGGGATACTGAAAGACGTGGTGAGGAAGGCCGGCCTTCACACTTTGGAGGTTCAGGGAGAGGCAGACTTTTGACACTGGTGACAGAGCCTGTGTATGCCAAGGAGTGGGGGTGTGGGACAGGCGGTATGGGAGGTAGAGGTCTGCGGGCAGGAGGAGGcgagggagcaggagaggaggtATGATCCTCGCACACAGACAGCACATCAGAGCGGGACTGGCGGAGGATCTCGAAGTTCTGCGCCGCCTCACTGTACTGCTGATAGAGCTGGGCAGCATctgggagaaggagaggatgtgagagacagagaagggggGGAGTAATAGAAAAAGAAGGTTGAAAAATACAGGAAGCAAAGGAAAgaagatagacagagacaggaacCGTGTTAGCCAAGACAAGTTGTTTGCATTTGGCATTCCTTTTGCACATACTTGTCGGAATGCaaagtcacagcagcagctgttttcccGTTGCGTTAGGAGACGCGAATGCCTGCAGAAACCTGTCTGTGGCTTCTACTGAGGCATACATACACAGCACACATGCAGGTCTTCCCCATTTCATGCAATACGCATGTGAATCATCGGCTCAGAGAATTACTGCCAATTAGGCTGTTCAAAAGAGCATTTTTGAATTTCGTAGACTTTTTGAATTTCGTAGATTTACTCTCGTTTGCACATTTCGTTTAAAGTTATCAGGCTCAGTGTGCTGAGAAGGAGATAAAGAGTTAATGGGGCTGGATACaaacaatgaatgaatcacACACATTCAAGGGAAATGTCCAACCACGTCATGGTTTTCCTGGCTATAGTCAAGAAGATATTATCTGAAGACACGTCACTTTCATTTCCACAGATATTTCTAATAACCAGCCTTCCTctttactttaaaaacaaaactgtcacaGATTTTGAGAAAATGGTTTAAGAAAGCAAAAGttagtaaatgaaaaaaatttaagtaaGGCACAcagtgcatttttaaaatagatAGACACAGATGGTATTCCTGAATAGAACTTGTATGATACCAATAACATACTTCAAGTGCCCAAActaaaggagaaaataaaaaagcaagaAAGATACTCACTGAAAAACCGTGAATTTCTTTTTCGTCTTTCAATTGTGTCCAAAACATTCCTACAGTGTCAAGAAAGAGAACCATTTATTTCTTGAATACGATCATATAGGATCATATAAGATTAGGATTGATTCAGAGTTTGAGGGAATAAGAGTGATTCAAAATTTCAGTGATCCTCCTGACACTACAGAACTAAAGCAATGTCCTTCTGATAACTGAACTCTTTTTTTATAGTTTAGTTAGTTAACAGTTAATATGAAGgaaagtaaacaaatattcaataatGTGAAAGATGCACATTAGCACTAGCCACAACTGTAATTTGATCCAATTTATCATGCTATGACATGTTATAGTTTCACTTACCTCAGCTCCACTTCTCCCCAGCTTTTGCTAcgatcatcttcatcatctgcaATAAAAAAGTACCCATTGGTCGAAACATTATACAGTAGCATAttacttaaataaatatttttttaaaaagtaaaaaaaaaaaaaaaaaaaatagatatagaaaatagatatagatatataaataaaaataaggaatAAATTAGACAATAATTGAGTTATTTAACTCAGTAATCCTGCAGCAAAAGGCCTGATAAAAAGAATTTGTGTATTTCCAGAACTTGTACTTTTTGTGTTATGTCTGAGACAAGAATCAACTGAAGCCTTTTATACCATGCTCACTCCACTCTCCACCCACTACCTGTATTCACAACACCCATGACGCAAGTTCCACTTTCAAAGCAATGCAATGTGCTGAGATCCAGACAACTGATTTGTGGTTCTGTGACTGATTGAACAACAAAATGATGTAAGACACTCTGCAATGCGCAGGATATGATTGGAGGACAACAAAGGAGAAAATCCcaacatttaaatgatctgATTAAAGAATTAATATAATCAGTGATGCTGATCGACAGCAGCCTAGACAGGATTAGAGCTGAAAGTCAAAGCAGAGGTAAAGTGAATTATGTGGCCTTTTGAAAACATCACAACTGATTTGAGCAGATAACCAGCATTTCCCTTCTCAGTCTTCTGTCTTTACCTGTTGTAGAGAATATTCTGGTTCTGCGATCCCTTCcaacaccctcctcctcctcctcctcctcctcctcctcttccacttcTACAAGTtctccacttcttcttcttcttctttcagcgGTTTTACGGATTCCCCTCCTTCGTACTCGAGCCTCGGGGCCCAGTTCCCGGAAACTGCAGGTGCTCGTCAGAGTCTCTCCTGTTTTGCTTTCTGCCACctcctgtccctctctgcttcccacttcattttcttctcccACTCTTTTGTTTCCCTCCTCCAACATGGTACCCCTCTCCTCAGGCCCCTCTCCCTGCCCTTCTTCCTCACTTTCACTCATCCTGTCTTCTTCCTCCAGGCTCTTACCCTCACTGGAGGGAATGACGATGTCCAAATCAGATTCATAATTAAGAATAGGGCAGCTGTTTGGCTTGTACAGTGTGTTGCTCACAGATAAATACATCTCTACTTCTTTCTCTCCACTCACTTGTTTTTCTATCTCTGACAGTGTGACCTCTTCGCCTGCCTCCTGAGTAACTTTAACCTCTGCATCTGCCTTTTTCAACTG from Echeneis naucrates chromosome 6, fEcheNa1.1, whole genome shotgun sequence encodes:
- the LOC115044853 gene encoding gamma-aminobutyric acid receptor-associated protein-like 1, coding for MSSQYQRSVPLEVRRSEGERVRAKHPDKIPIIVERAPRSRAPELDKKKYLVPSDLTVGQLCFLIRQRVSLRPEEALFFFVNNSLPPSSSPLSAVYEEHHEEDLFLYMTYSNESVYGA